In the genome of Quercus robur chromosome 3, dhQueRobu3.1, whole genome shotgun sequence, one region contains:
- the LOC126716982 gene encoding putative disease resistance protein RGA1 isoform X15: protein MAEAILYGVAQTIIENLGSMVFAEIGSMWGVEDEFEKLKDTVSAVQAVLLDAEEQQVKNYQVKHWLVRLRDAVYDADDLLTEFYTEDMRLRVIGDDEMTKTVRTYQSNPITAFFTSSSQLPFCHDMAKKITAMRERFDAIANDMNKFQFVVHPSETRVVTRERGQTCSFVCEEEVIGREEDKKAIIDLLLDYDVQENVSFISIVGIGGLGKTTLAQYVFNDEKVKNYFDLRMWVSVSDVFDVKTIAEKIIRCADVSKHENLDMEQVQNKLRETLNQKKYLLVLDDVWNEDEEKWCNLKRLLIRGSKGSKVVITTRTKLVAAITSTILPSYHLKGLSENQSWSLFKQMAFRKVQEMINPNLEAIGRDIVQKCCGVPLAIKAIGRILFFKKTEDEWLYIKNKELTNVTQEENNSGILPILKLSYDHLPSHLKCCFAYCSLFPKDHEISKFSLINLWIAQGFIQLSNEKLHMEDVANDYCMDLLWRSFFQEAREDSFGNVISFKMHDLIHDLAQSISRVECTYIDSNIENVKKNVRHLSIASHNVLKKDLSSLFKAKKIRTLILITGEKESSCQKPPLEILFSSLRCLRALSLRGSDIIYVPNSIEELTYLKYLDLSRNKIRVLPISITRLLNLQTLNLSYCGKLKELPGNVQNLFNLRNLELEGCDSLTYMPPGLGQLTSLQVLPLFIVNEGLTCGGLPELNKLNNLRGELRIEIKVRVEDATSKAKAANLKDKQHLRKLVLIWDEELGNDVAGVCEDENLMEGLQPHRNLKKLKVEGYQGVRFPSWLRSLTGLVMLKISNSMCQYLSPMYQLPNLRDLSLEHMDGLEYISDREITEGISASSTFFPSLESLKLQNCPNLKGWWRRATVGVATSSQQYQQHVSFPRLLQLEIRGCKNLTCMPLFPNLEKPLRLTECSCNPLQQTMNMKAISLVPSASNSSPPLSKLKILSLSGIEDIEFLPEQWLQNLASLEELRIEKCDRLKSLSLSLFMQHLTSLKTLFISECKEVDLFCDEDTQSVGVSPQITDLEIFDLPRLVSLPEGIGNLTALQNLQISNLPCLVSLPEGIGNLTALPNLRISDLPCLVSLPEGIGNLTALQDLEISDLPCLVSLPEGIGNLTALQNLEISDLPCLISLPEGIRSLTSLKRFHVRSCANLTSLPSGMHRLSSLETLIISKCPHLKERYQKGIGEIAHVPYFQYYDD, encoded by the exons ATGGCCGAAGCAATCCTGTATGGCGTTGCGCAGACGATCATTGAAAATTTGGGCTCTATGGTTTTCGCAGAGATTGGATCCATGTGGGGTGTCGAAGATGAGTTCGAAAAATTGAAGGATACTGTTTCCGCTGTTCAAGCTGTACTTCTGGATGCTGAGGAGCAGCAGGTCAAGAACTATCAAGTCAAGCACTGGCTCGTGAGGCTCAGGGACGCAGTCTATGATGCGGATGACTTGCTGACCGAATTCTACACTGAAGATATGCGTCTAAGGGTGATAGGGGATGATGAAATGACAAAGACGGTACGTACTTATCAGTCTAATCCTATTACTGCTTTCTTTACAAGTTCAAGCCAACTTCCTTTTTGTCATGATATGGCTAAAAAAATAACAGCGATGAGGGAGAGATTTGATGCAATAGCAAATGATATGAATAAGTTTCAGTTTGTAGTACATCCATCAGAAACAAGGGTCGTGACTAGGGAAAGGGGTCAAACTTGCTCATTTGTATGTGAAGAAGAAGTTATAGGGAGAGAAGAGGATAAGAAGGCCATTATAGATCTATTATTGGACTATGATGTGCAAGAGAATGTTTCGTTTATATCCATAGTGGGGATTGGGGGGCTGGGGAAGACCACACTTGCTCAATATGTATTCAACGATGAGAAAGTGAAGAATTATTTTGACTTGCGCATGTGGGTGTCTGTCTCTGATGTCTTTGATGTAAAAACAATTGCTGAAAAGATAATTAGATGTGCAGATGTTTCGAAACATGAAAACCTTGACATGGAGCAAGTACAAAATAAACTTCGTGAAACACTCAACCAAAAGAAGTATTTACTTGTGTTGGATGATGTGTGGAACGAGGATGAGGAAAAGTGGTGTAATTTGAAAAGACTTTTGATACGTGGCTCAAAGGGAAGTAAGGTGGTGATAACAACACGGACTAAATTGGTTGCAGCGATTACTAGCACAATCTTACCGTCGTATCATCTAAAAGGCCTCTCGGAAAACCAATCTTGGTCTCTATTTAAGCAAATGGCATTTAGAAAAGTGCAAGAGATGATTAATCCTAATCTTGAAGCAATTGGAAGGGATATTGtacaaaaatgttgtggagTGCCTCTTGCTATTAAGGCAATAGGCAGAATATTATTCTTCAAAAAGACAGAGGATGAATGGTTATATATCAAGAATAAAGAACTTACAAATGTAActcaagaagaaaataatagtgGTATTTTACCGATTCTAAAATTGAGTTATGATCATCTCCCATCACATTTAAAGTGTTGTTTCGCTTATTGTTCATTATTTCCTAAAGATCATGAGATTTCAAAGTTTTCATTGATAAATCTATGGATAGCACAAGGATTTATCCAATTATCAAACGAAAAGCTACATATGGAGGATGTTGCTAATGATTACTGTATGGATCTACTTTGGAGGTCCTTCTTCCAAGAAGCTAGAGAAGATAGTTTTGGGAATGTAATTAGTTTTAAAATGCATGATTTAATCCATGATCTTGCACAATCAATCTCAAGAGTTGAGTGCACATATATTGATTCAAATATAGAAAATGTCAAAAAGAATGTTCGTCACCTATCAATTGCATCTCACAATGTGCTTAAGAAGGATTTAAGCTCATTATTCAAAGCAAAGAAGATACGCACGTTGATTTTAATAACTGGTGAGAAAGAATCAAGTTGTCAAAAACCACCTCTTGAAATACTTTTTTCTAGTTTAAGATGCTTGCGTGCATTAAGCCTACGTGGCTCAGATATTATTTACGTGCCAAATTCCATAGAAGAGTTGACATATTTAAAGTATCTTGATCTTTCTAGGAATAAAATTAGAGTTCTCCCTATTTCTATTACTAGATTGTTGAATTTGCAAACATTAAACCTTAGTTATTGTGGTAAGCTTAAAGAACTACCGGGAAACGTTCAAAATTTGTTCAACCTCCGGAATCTTGAGTTAGAAGGTTGTGACAGTTTGACTTACATGCCACCTGGATTAGGACAGTTGACTTCTCTTCAAGTATTACCGTTGTTTATTGTAAACGAGGGACTTACTTGCGGTGGTCTTCCGGAATTGAACAAGCTAAATAACTTGAGAGGAGAACTAAGAATAGAAATTAAGGTACGGGTGGAAGATGCCACCTCTAAAGCCAAGGCTGCGAATTTGAAGGACAAGCAGCATCTTAGAAAATTGGTATTAATATGGGATGAGGAGCTGGGTAACGATGTCGCAGGTGTTTGTGAAGATGAAAATTTAATGGAAGGTCTCCAGCCACACCGGAATTTAAAAAAGTTGAAGGTGGAAGGGTACCAGGGTGTGAGATTTCCGAGTTGGCTTCGTTCTCTGACTGGTCTTGTGAtgttaaaaatatcaaattcgATGTGCCAATATCTATCGCCAATGTATCAACTCCCAAATCTCCGAGATCTATCTCTAGAACATATGGATGGCCTGGAATACATATCAGACCGGGAAATCACTGAAGGGATCTCTGCTTCATCAACATTTTTCCCATCCCTAGAGTCACTCAAATTGCAGAATTGCCCTAATCTAAAGGGATGGTGGAGGAGGGCTACAGTGGGTGTGGCAACATCAAGTCAACAATACCAGCAGCATGTATCTTTTCCTCGTCTTTTACAGTTGGAAATTAGGGGTTGCAAAAACCTGACTTGCATGCCGTTGTTTCCAAATCTTGAAAAACCGCTACGACTGACAGAATGCAGTTGCAATCCATTGCAACAAACAATGAATATGAAAGCAATCTCTTTGGTTCCCTCTGCTTCGAACTCCTCCCCTCCTCTCTCCAAATTAAAGATTCTATCTTTGTCTGGGATTGAGGACATAGAGTTTCTGCCAGAGCAGTGGTTGCAAAACCTGGCTTCTCTCGAGGAGCTACGGATAGAGAAATGCGATAGACTAAAATCTCTATCTCTGTCTCTATTTATGCAACATCTCACCTCCCTCAAGACGCTGTTTATTAGCGAGTGCAAGGAGGTTGATCTATTCTGTGATGAAGACACACAATCTGTTGGTGTCAGTCCTCAAATTACG GATCTTGAAATTTTCGATTTGCCCCGTCTGGTATCACTCCCCGAAGGGATTGGCAAC CTTACTGCACTTCAGAATCTTCAAATTTCCAATTTGCCCTGTCTGGTATCACTCCCCGAAGGGATTGGCAAC CTTACTGCACTTCCGAATCTTAGAATTTCCGATTTGCCCTGTCTGGTATCACTCCCCGAAGGGATTGGCAAC CTTACTGCACTTCAGGATCTTGAAATTTCCGATTTGCCCTGTCTGGTATCACTCCCCGAAGGGATTGGCAAC CTTACTGCACTTCAGAATCTTGAAATTTCCGATTTGCCCTGTCTGATATCACTCCCCGAAGGGATTAGAAGTCTCACATCACTCAAAAGATTTCACGTCCGTTCATGCGCCAATCTGACATCGCTTCCATCAGGAATGCATCGGCTCTCCTCTTTAGAAACCCTGATAATCAGTAAGTGTCCCCACTTGAAAGAAAGATACCAGAAGGGAATTGGCGAGATTGCTCATGTCCCATATTTTCAATATTATGATGATTAA
- the LOC126716982 gene encoding putative disease resistance protein RGA1 isoform X30 gives MAEAILYGVAQTIIENLGSMVFAEIGSMWGVEDEFEKLKDTVSAVQAVLLDAEEQQVKNYQVKHWLVRLRDAVYDADDLLTEFYTEDMRLRVIGDDEMTKTVRTYQSNPITAFFTSSSQLPFCHDMAKKITAMRERFDAIANDMNKFQFVVHPSETRVVTRERGQTCSFVCEEEVIGREEDKKAIIDLLLDYDVQENVSFISIVGIGGLGKTTLAQYVFNDEKVKNYFDLRMWVSVSDVFDVKTIAEKIIRCADVSKHENLDMEQVQNKLRETLNQKKYLLVLDDVWNEDEEKWCNLKRLLIRGSKGSKVVITTRTKLVAAITSTILPSYHLKGLSENQSWSLFKQMAFRKVQEMINPNLEAIGRDIVQKCCGVPLAIKAIGRILFFKKTEDEWLYIKNKELTNVTQEENNSGILPILKLSYDHLPSHLKCCFAYCSLFPKDHEISKFSLINLWIAQGFIQLSNEKLHMEDVANDYCMDLLWRSFFQEAREDSFGNVISFKMHDLIHDLAQSISRVECTYIDSNIENVKKNVRHLSIASHNVLKKDLSSLFKAKKIRTLILITGEKESSCQKPPLEILFSSLRCLRALSLRGSDIIYVPNSIEELTYLKYLDLSRNKIRVLPISITRLLNLQTLNLSYCGKLKELPGNVQNLFNLRNLELEGCDSLTYMPPGLGQLTSLQVLPLFIVNEGLTCGGLPELNKLNNLRGELRIEIKVRVEDATSKAKAANLKDKQHLRKLVLIWDEELGNDVAGVCEDENLMEGLQPHRNLKKLKVEGYQGVRFPSWLRSLTGLVMLKISNSMCQYLSPMYQLPNLRDLSLEHMDGLEYISDREITEGISASSTFFPSLESLKLQNCPNLKGWWRRATVGVATSSQQYQQHVSFPRLLQLEIRGCKNLTCMPLFPNLEKPLRLTECSCNPLQQTMNMKAISLVPSASNSSPPLSKLKILSLSGIEDIEFLPEQWLQNLASLEELRIEKCDRLKSLSLSLFMQHLTSLKTLFISECKEVDLFCDEDTQSVGVSPQITDLEIFDLPRLVSLPEGIGNLTALQDLEISDLPCLVSLPEGIGNLTALQNLEISDLPCLISLPEGIRSLTSLKRFHVRSCANLTSLPSGMHRLSSLETLIISKCPHLKERYQKGIGEIAHVPYFQYYDD, from the exons ATGGCCGAAGCAATCCTGTATGGCGTTGCGCAGACGATCATTGAAAATTTGGGCTCTATGGTTTTCGCAGAGATTGGATCCATGTGGGGTGTCGAAGATGAGTTCGAAAAATTGAAGGATACTGTTTCCGCTGTTCAAGCTGTACTTCTGGATGCTGAGGAGCAGCAGGTCAAGAACTATCAAGTCAAGCACTGGCTCGTGAGGCTCAGGGACGCAGTCTATGATGCGGATGACTTGCTGACCGAATTCTACACTGAAGATATGCGTCTAAGGGTGATAGGGGATGATGAAATGACAAAGACGGTACGTACTTATCAGTCTAATCCTATTACTGCTTTCTTTACAAGTTCAAGCCAACTTCCTTTTTGTCATGATATGGCTAAAAAAATAACAGCGATGAGGGAGAGATTTGATGCAATAGCAAATGATATGAATAAGTTTCAGTTTGTAGTACATCCATCAGAAACAAGGGTCGTGACTAGGGAAAGGGGTCAAACTTGCTCATTTGTATGTGAAGAAGAAGTTATAGGGAGAGAAGAGGATAAGAAGGCCATTATAGATCTATTATTGGACTATGATGTGCAAGAGAATGTTTCGTTTATATCCATAGTGGGGATTGGGGGGCTGGGGAAGACCACACTTGCTCAATATGTATTCAACGATGAGAAAGTGAAGAATTATTTTGACTTGCGCATGTGGGTGTCTGTCTCTGATGTCTTTGATGTAAAAACAATTGCTGAAAAGATAATTAGATGTGCAGATGTTTCGAAACATGAAAACCTTGACATGGAGCAAGTACAAAATAAACTTCGTGAAACACTCAACCAAAAGAAGTATTTACTTGTGTTGGATGATGTGTGGAACGAGGATGAGGAAAAGTGGTGTAATTTGAAAAGACTTTTGATACGTGGCTCAAAGGGAAGTAAGGTGGTGATAACAACACGGACTAAATTGGTTGCAGCGATTACTAGCACAATCTTACCGTCGTATCATCTAAAAGGCCTCTCGGAAAACCAATCTTGGTCTCTATTTAAGCAAATGGCATTTAGAAAAGTGCAAGAGATGATTAATCCTAATCTTGAAGCAATTGGAAGGGATATTGtacaaaaatgttgtggagTGCCTCTTGCTATTAAGGCAATAGGCAGAATATTATTCTTCAAAAAGACAGAGGATGAATGGTTATATATCAAGAATAAAGAACTTACAAATGTAActcaagaagaaaataatagtgGTATTTTACCGATTCTAAAATTGAGTTATGATCATCTCCCATCACATTTAAAGTGTTGTTTCGCTTATTGTTCATTATTTCCTAAAGATCATGAGATTTCAAAGTTTTCATTGATAAATCTATGGATAGCACAAGGATTTATCCAATTATCAAACGAAAAGCTACATATGGAGGATGTTGCTAATGATTACTGTATGGATCTACTTTGGAGGTCCTTCTTCCAAGAAGCTAGAGAAGATAGTTTTGGGAATGTAATTAGTTTTAAAATGCATGATTTAATCCATGATCTTGCACAATCAATCTCAAGAGTTGAGTGCACATATATTGATTCAAATATAGAAAATGTCAAAAAGAATGTTCGTCACCTATCAATTGCATCTCACAATGTGCTTAAGAAGGATTTAAGCTCATTATTCAAAGCAAAGAAGATACGCACGTTGATTTTAATAACTGGTGAGAAAGAATCAAGTTGTCAAAAACCACCTCTTGAAATACTTTTTTCTAGTTTAAGATGCTTGCGTGCATTAAGCCTACGTGGCTCAGATATTATTTACGTGCCAAATTCCATAGAAGAGTTGACATATTTAAAGTATCTTGATCTTTCTAGGAATAAAATTAGAGTTCTCCCTATTTCTATTACTAGATTGTTGAATTTGCAAACATTAAACCTTAGTTATTGTGGTAAGCTTAAAGAACTACCGGGAAACGTTCAAAATTTGTTCAACCTCCGGAATCTTGAGTTAGAAGGTTGTGACAGTTTGACTTACATGCCACCTGGATTAGGACAGTTGACTTCTCTTCAAGTATTACCGTTGTTTATTGTAAACGAGGGACTTACTTGCGGTGGTCTTCCGGAATTGAACAAGCTAAATAACTTGAGAGGAGAACTAAGAATAGAAATTAAGGTACGGGTGGAAGATGCCACCTCTAAAGCCAAGGCTGCGAATTTGAAGGACAAGCAGCATCTTAGAAAATTGGTATTAATATGGGATGAGGAGCTGGGTAACGATGTCGCAGGTGTTTGTGAAGATGAAAATTTAATGGAAGGTCTCCAGCCACACCGGAATTTAAAAAAGTTGAAGGTGGAAGGGTACCAGGGTGTGAGATTTCCGAGTTGGCTTCGTTCTCTGACTGGTCTTGTGAtgttaaaaatatcaaattcgATGTGCCAATATCTATCGCCAATGTATCAACTCCCAAATCTCCGAGATCTATCTCTAGAACATATGGATGGCCTGGAATACATATCAGACCGGGAAATCACTGAAGGGATCTCTGCTTCATCAACATTTTTCCCATCCCTAGAGTCACTCAAATTGCAGAATTGCCCTAATCTAAAGGGATGGTGGAGGAGGGCTACAGTGGGTGTGGCAACATCAAGTCAACAATACCAGCAGCATGTATCTTTTCCTCGTCTTTTACAGTTGGAAATTAGGGGTTGCAAAAACCTGACTTGCATGCCGTTGTTTCCAAATCTTGAAAAACCGCTACGACTGACAGAATGCAGTTGCAATCCATTGCAACAAACAATGAATATGAAAGCAATCTCTTTGGTTCCCTCTGCTTCGAACTCCTCCCCTCCTCTCTCCAAATTAAAGATTCTATCTTTGTCTGGGATTGAGGACATAGAGTTTCTGCCAGAGCAGTGGTTGCAAAACCTGGCTTCTCTCGAGGAGCTACGGATAGAGAAATGCGATAGACTAAAATCTCTATCTCTGTCTCTATTTATGCAACATCTCACCTCCCTCAAGACGCTGTTTATTAGCGAGTGCAAGGAGGTTGATCTATTCTGTGATGAAGACACACAATCTGTTGGTGTCAGTCCTCAAATTACG GATCTTGAAATTTTCGATTTGCCCCGTCTGGTATCACTCCCCGAAGGGATTGGCAAC CTTACTGCACTTCAGGATCTTGAAATTTCCGATTTGCCCTGTCTGGTATCACTCCCCGAAGGGATTGGCAAC CTTACTGCACTTCAGAATCTTGAAATTTCCGATTTGCCCTGTCTGATATCACTCCCCGAAGGGATTAGAAGTCTCACATCACTCAAAAGATTTCACGTCCGTTCATGCGCCAATCTGACATCGCTTCCATCAGGAATGCATCGGCTCTCCTCTTTAGAAACCCTGATAATCAGTAAGTGTCCCCACTTGAAAGAAAGATACCAGAAGGGAATTGGCGAGATTGCTCATGTCCCATATTTTCAATATTATGATGATTAA
- the LOC126716982 gene encoding putative disease resistance protein RGA1 isoform X32 — protein MAEAILYGVAQTIIENLGSMVFAEIGSMWGVEDEFEKLKDTVSAVQAVLLDAEEQQVKNYQVKHWLVRLRDAVYDADDLLTEFYTEDMRLRVIGDDEMTKTVRTYQSNPITAFFTSSSQLPFCHDMAKKITAMRERFDAIANDMNKFQFVVHPSETRVVTRERGQTCSFVCEEEVIGREEDKKAIIDLLLDYDVQENVSFISIVGIGGLGKTTLAQYVFNDEKVKNYFDLRMWVSVSDVFDVKTIAEKIIRCADVSKHENLDMEQVQNKLRETLNQKKYLLVLDDVWNEDEEKWCNLKRLLIRGSKGSKVVITTRTKLVAAITSTILPSYHLKGLSENQSWSLFKQMAFRKVQEMINPNLEAIGRDIVQKCCGVPLAIKAIGRILFFKKTEDEWLYIKNKELTNVTQEENNSGILPILKLSYDHLPSHLKCCFAYCSLFPKDHEISKFSLINLWIAQGFIQLSNEKLHMEDVANDYCMDLLWRSFFQEAREDSFGNVISFKMHDLIHDLAQSISRVECTYIDSNIENVKKNVRHLSIASHNVLKKDLSSLFKAKKIRTLILITGEKESSCQKPPLEILFSSLRCLRALSLRGSDIIYVPNSIEELTYLKYLDLSRNKIRVLPISITRLLNLQTLNLSYCGKLKELPGNVQNLFNLRNLELEGCDSLTYMPPGLGQLTSLQVLPLFIVNEGLTCGGLPELNKLNNLRGELRIEIKVRVEDATSKAKAANLKDKQHLRKLVLIWDEELGNDVAGVCEDENLMEGLQPHRNLKKLKVEGYQGVRFPSWLRSLTGLVMLKISNSMCQYLSPMYQLPNLRDLSLEHMDGLEYISDREITEGISASSTFFPSLESLKLQNCPNLKGWWRRATVGVATSSQQYQQHVSFPRLLQLEIRGCKNLTCMPLFPNLEKPLRLTECSCNPLQQTMNMKAISLVPSASNSSPPLSKLKILSLSGIEDIEFLPEQWLQNLASLEELRIEKCDRLKSLSLSLFMQHLTSLKTLFISECKEVDLFCDEDTQSVGVSPQITDLEIFDLPRLVSLPEGIGNLTALQKLQISNLPRLLSLPEEIGNLTALQNLEISDLPCLISLPEGIRSLTSLKRFHVRSCANLTSLPSGMHRLSSLETLIISKCPHLKERYQKGIGEIAHVPYFQYYDD, from the exons ATGGCCGAAGCAATCCTGTATGGCGTTGCGCAGACGATCATTGAAAATTTGGGCTCTATGGTTTTCGCAGAGATTGGATCCATGTGGGGTGTCGAAGATGAGTTCGAAAAATTGAAGGATACTGTTTCCGCTGTTCAAGCTGTACTTCTGGATGCTGAGGAGCAGCAGGTCAAGAACTATCAAGTCAAGCACTGGCTCGTGAGGCTCAGGGACGCAGTCTATGATGCGGATGACTTGCTGACCGAATTCTACACTGAAGATATGCGTCTAAGGGTGATAGGGGATGATGAAATGACAAAGACGGTACGTACTTATCAGTCTAATCCTATTACTGCTTTCTTTACAAGTTCAAGCCAACTTCCTTTTTGTCATGATATGGCTAAAAAAATAACAGCGATGAGGGAGAGATTTGATGCAATAGCAAATGATATGAATAAGTTTCAGTTTGTAGTACATCCATCAGAAACAAGGGTCGTGACTAGGGAAAGGGGTCAAACTTGCTCATTTGTATGTGAAGAAGAAGTTATAGGGAGAGAAGAGGATAAGAAGGCCATTATAGATCTATTATTGGACTATGATGTGCAAGAGAATGTTTCGTTTATATCCATAGTGGGGATTGGGGGGCTGGGGAAGACCACACTTGCTCAATATGTATTCAACGATGAGAAAGTGAAGAATTATTTTGACTTGCGCATGTGGGTGTCTGTCTCTGATGTCTTTGATGTAAAAACAATTGCTGAAAAGATAATTAGATGTGCAGATGTTTCGAAACATGAAAACCTTGACATGGAGCAAGTACAAAATAAACTTCGTGAAACACTCAACCAAAAGAAGTATTTACTTGTGTTGGATGATGTGTGGAACGAGGATGAGGAAAAGTGGTGTAATTTGAAAAGACTTTTGATACGTGGCTCAAAGGGAAGTAAGGTGGTGATAACAACACGGACTAAATTGGTTGCAGCGATTACTAGCACAATCTTACCGTCGTATCATCTAAAAGGCCTCTCGGAAAACCAATCTTGGTCTCTATTTAAGCAAATGGCATTTAGAAAAGTGCAAGAGATGATTAATCCTAATCTTGAAGCAATTGGAAGGGATATTGtacaaaaatgttgtggagTGCCTCTTGCTATTAAGGCAATAGGCAGAATATTATTCTTCAAAAAGACAGAGGATGAATGGTTATATATCAAGAATAAAGAACTTACAAATGTAActcaagaagaaaataatagtgGTATTTTACCGATTCTAAAATTGAGTTATGATCATCTCCCATCACATTTAAAGTGTTGTTTCGCTTATTGTTCATTATTTCCTAAAGATCATGAGATTTCAAAGTTTTCATTGATAAATCTATGGATAGCACAAGGATTTATCCAATTATCAAACGAAAAGCTACATATGGAGGATGTTGCTAATGATTACTGTATGGATCTACTTTGGAGGTCCTTCTTCCAAGAAGCTAGAGAAGATAGTTTTGGGAATGTAATTAGTTTTAAAATGCATGATTTAATCCATGATCTTGCACAATCAATCTCAAGAGTTGAGTGCACATATATTGATTCAAATATAGAAAATGTCAAAAAGAATGTTCGTCACCTATCAATTGCATCTCACAATGTGCTTAAGAAGGATTTAAGCTCATTATTCAAAGCAAAGAAGATACGCACGTTGATTTTAATAACTGGTGAGAAAGAATCAAGTTGTCAAAAACCACCTCTTGAAATACTTTTTTCTAGTTTAAGATGCTTGCGTGCATTAAGCCTACGTGGCTCAGATATTATTTACGTGCCAAATTCCATAGAAGAGTTGACATATTTAAAGTATCTTGATCTTTCTAGGAATAAAATTAGAGTTCTCCCTATTTCTATTACTAGATTGTTGAATTTGCAAACATTAAACCTTAGTTATTGTGGTAAGCTTAAAGAACTACCGGGAAACGTTCAAAATTTGTTCAACCTCCGGAATCTTGAGTTAGAAGGTTGTGACAGTTTGACTTACATGCCACCTGGATTAGGACAGTTGACTTCTCTTCAAGTATTACCGTTGTTTATTGTAAACGAGGGACTTACTTGCGGTGGTCTTCCGGAATTGAACAAGCTAAATAACTTGAGAGGAGAACTAAGAATAGAAATTAAGGTACGGGTGGAAGATGCCACCTCTAAAGCCAAGGCTGCGAATTTGAAGGACAAGCAGCATCTTAGAAAATTGGTATTAATATGGGATGAGGAGCTGGGTAACGATGTCGCAGGTGTTTGTGAAGATGAAAATTTAATGGAAGGTCTCCAGCCACACCGGAATTTAAAAAAGTTGAAGGTGGAAGGGTACCAGGGTGTGAGATTTCCGAGTTGGCTTCGTTCTCTGACTGGTCTTGTGAtgttaaaaatatcaaattcgATGTGCCAATATCTATCGCCAATGTATCAACTCCCAAATCTCCGAGATCTATCTCTAGAACATATGGATGGCCTGGAATACATATCAGACCGGGAAATCACTGAAGGGATCTCTGCTTCATCAACATTTTTCCCATCCCTAGAGTCACTCAAATTGCAGAATTGCCCTAATCTAAAGGGATGGTGGAGGAGGGCTACAGTGGGTGTGGCAACATCAAGTCAACAATACCAGCAGCATGTATCTTTTCCTCGTCTTTTACAGTTGGAAATTAGGGGTTGCAAAAACCTGACTTGCATGCCGTTGTTTCCAAATCTTGAAAAACCGCTACGACTGACAGAATGCAGTTGCAATCCATTGCAACAAACAATGAATATGAAAGCAATCTCTTTGGTTCCCTCTGCTTCGAACTCCTCCCCTCCTCTCTCCAAATTAAAGATTCTATCTTTGTCTGGGATTGAGGACATAGAGTTTCTGCCAGAGCAGTGGTTGCAAAACCTGGCTTCTCTCGAGGAGCTACGGATAGAGAAATGCGATAGACTAAAATCTCTATCTCTGTCTCTATTTATGCAACATCTCACCTCCCTCAAGACGCTGTTTATTAGCGAGTGCAAGGAGGTTGATCTATTCTGTGATGAAGACACACAATCTGTTGGTGTCAGTCCTCAAATTACG GATCTTGAAATTTTCGATTTGCCCCGTCTGGTATCACTCCCCGAAGGGATTGGCAAC CTTACTGCACTTCAGAAACTTCAAATTTCCAATTTGCCCCGTCTGCTATCACTCCCCGAAGAGATTGGCAACCTTACTGCACTTCAGAATCTTGAAATTTCCGATTTGCCCTGTCTGATATCACTCCCCGAAGGGATTAGAAGTCTCACATCACTCAAAAGATTTCACGTCCGTTCATGCGCCAATCTGACATCGCTTCCATCAGGAATGCATCGGCTCTCCTCTTTAGAAACCCTGATAATCAGTAAGTGTCCCCACTTGAAAGAAAGATACCAGAAGGGAATTGGCGAGATTGCTCATGTCCCATATTTTCAATATTATGATGATTAA